A single Sulfurimonas crateris DNA region contains:
- the fusA gene encoding elongation factor G, with amino-acid sequence MARSHKLEDVRNIGIAAHIDAGKTTTTERILFYTGREHKIGEVHDGAATMDWMEQEQERGITITSAATTCEWDGKQINIIDTPGHVDFTIEVERSMRVLDGAVSVFCAVGGVQPQSETVWRQRNRYGVPSIVYVNKMDRTGANFYAVEEQIRTRLKGNPVPIQIPIGEEDGFKGIIDLVKMKAIVWDIDAAMGSNYHVEEIPADLADKAAEYREKLIESISEADGNEHLAEKYLEGEELTNDEIIAGIKAATIGMHIVPMVCGTSFKNKGVQTLLDAVVAYLPAPTEVAAIRGTMMDDEEVEVVVDSSDKGAFASLAFKIMTDPFVGTLTFIRVYRGSLEAGSFVHNSTKDKKERIGRIVKMHAVKREEVKEIYAGEIGAVVGLKYTTTGDTLCDASDPVVLERMDFPEPVISVAVEPKTKADQEKMGLALGKLAAEDPSFRVHTDEETGQTIISGMGELHLEILVDRMKREFKVEAEVGAPQVSYRETIRNEVSQEYKYAKQSGGRGQFGHVYLRIKPGKAGDGFIFHNEIKGGVIPKEYIPAVEKGCEETMANGVLAGYPMEDVEVTLYDGSFHEVDSNEMAFKLAASMGFKEGCRKANPAILEPIMKVEVEVPEDYMGDVIGDLNRRRGQINAMGDRAGNKIVDAFVPLAEMFGYSTDLRSATQGRATYAMEFDHYEEVPRNVSEEIIKKRNG; translated from the coding sequence ATGGCAAGATCACATAAACTAGAAGACGTAAGAAACATCGGTATTGCTGCTCACATTGATGCGGGTAAAACCACAACGACTGAGAGAATTCTATTCTACACAGGTCGTGAGCATAAGATCGGTGAGGTTCATGACGGCGCTGCTACAATGGACTGGATGGAGCAAGAACAAGAGCGTGGTATTACAATTACTTCAGCTGCAACAACTTGTGAATGGGACGGCAAGCAGATTAACATCATAGATACTCCGGGCCACGTTGACTTCACAATTGAAGTTGAGCGTTCTATGCGTGTACTTGACGGTGCTGTTTCAGTTTTCTGTGCAGTTGGTGGAGTTCAGCCACAATCTGAGACTGTTTGGAGACAGAGAAACCGTTACGGTGTTCCATCTATCGTTTATGTAAATAAAATGGATAGAACAGGTGCAAATTTTTATGCAGTTGAAGAACAAATTCGTACTCGCCTAAAAGGAAATCCGGTTCCAATTCAGATACCAATAGGTGAAGAAGATGGCTTTAAAGGTATTATAGATCTTGTTAAGATGAAAGCGATAGTTTGGGATATAGATGCTGCAATGGGTTCAAATTACCATGTAGAAGAGATTCCTGCTGATTTAGCTGATAAAGCTGCAGAGTATCGTGAAAAACTTATTGAATCTATATCTGAAGCTGATGGTAACGAACATCTTGCAGAAAAATATCTAGAGGGTGAAGAACTAACTAATGATGAGATAATTGCAGGTATTAAAGCTGCTACGATCGGTATGCATATCGTTCCAATGGTATGTGGTACATCATTTAAAAACAAGGGTGTTCAGACACTTCTTGATGCTGTTGTTGCATATCTTCCAGCTCCGACAGAAGTTGCTGCTATTCGCGGTACGATGATGGATGATGAAGAGGTAGAAGTTGTTGTTGACTCTTCTGACAAGGGAGCATTTGCATCTCTAGCGTTTAAAATTATGACTGACCCATTCGTTGGAACACTGACTTTTATCCGTGTTTATCGCGGTTCACTGGAAGCAGGTTCATTCGTCCATAACTCTACAAAAGATAAAAAAGAGAGAATAGGCCGTATCGTGAAGATGCACGCAGTGAAACGTGAAGAGGTAAAAGAGATCTACGCAGGTGAGATAGGTGCAGTTGTTGGTCTTAAATATACAACTACCGGTGATACTCTTTGTGATGCTTCGGATCCTGTTGTTCTAGAGCGTATGGATTTCCCTGAGCCGGTTATCTCTGTTGCTGTTGAGCCAAAAACAAAAGCAGATCAAGAGAAGATGGGACTAGCACTTGGTAAGCTTGCTGCAGAAGATCCATCTTTTAGAGTTCACACTGATGAAGAGACTGGTCAGACTATTATTTCAGGAATGGGTGAGTTACACCTTGAAATTCTTGTAGATAGAATGAAAAGAGAGTTCAAAGTTGAAGCTGAAGTAGGTGCTCCGCAGGTTTCATACCGCGAGACAATCAGAAATGAAGTTTCTCAAGAGTATAAATACGCTAAGCAGTCTGGTGGACGTGGACAATTTGGACATGTATACCTTAGAATCAAGCCGGGTAAAGCTGGTGATGGATTTATCTTCCACAACGAGATCAAAGGTGGTGTTATTCCAAAAGAGTACATTCCTGCAGTTGAAAAAGGTTGTGAAGAGACTATGGCTAACGGTGTTCTTGCAGGTTATCCTATGGAAGACGTTGAAGTTACACTTTATGATGGTTCATTCCACGAAGTCGACTCTAACGAGATGGCATTTAAACTTGCTGCATCTATGGGCTTTAAAGAGGGTTGTAGAAAAGCAAATCCTGCGATTCTAGAGCCGATTATGAAAGTTGAAGTTGAAGTTCCTGAAGATTATATGGGTGACGTTATCGGTGACCTTAACCGTCGTCGTGGACAGATTAATGCAATGGGTGATAGAGCAGGAAACAAAATTGTTGATGCTTTCGTTCCTCTAGCTGAGATGTTTGGTTACTCAACTGACCTTCGTTCTGCTACTCAAGGTAGAGCAACGTACGCTATGGAATTCGATCACTATGAAGAAGTTCCAAGAAATGTATCTGAAGAGATCATTAAAAAGAGAAACGGCTAA
- a CDS encoding arginyltransferase, translating into MNILKEFRVSDKCSYLPDMNQTTHYKVIDECSVDYCQDLIERGYRRFGKMYFRPICPACDECKSIKIDVENFKFSSSQRRVIRKASDVKSYIQRPTISKAHLELFEKYHLFMNEKKGWDHTPSSAQSYYNSFVDAHNDFGYEVLYFLDDELIGVDLIDILEDGISSIYFYYDPAYTHLSLGRLSLYNQITFAKRSKKRWIYLGYYVKDCPSLAYKSHYKPYLTLEGRPTIYEEPIWSAT; encoded by the coding sequence ATGAATATACTTAAAGAGTTTAGAGTAAGCGACAAATGCTCCTACTTGCCTGATATGAATCAGACAACGCACTACAAAGTCATTGACGAGTGTTCAGTTGATTACTGTCAAGATCTCATAGAGCGCGGATATAGAAGATTCGGTAAGATGTACTTCAGACCTATCTGCCCTGCCTGTGATGAGTGCAAAAGTATAAAAATAGATGTTGAAAATTTCAAATTCTCCTCATCTCAAAGAAGAGTTATAAGAAAAGCTTCCGATGTTAAAAGCTATATTCAAAGACCTACGATCAGCAAAGCACACCTGGAACTATTTGAAAAATATCATCTTTTTATGAATGAGAAAAAAGGGTGGGATCATACGCCCTCATCTGCACAGAGCTATTATAACTCTTTTGTTGATGCCCATAACGATTTCGGTTATGAGGTTTTATACTTTTTGGACGATGAACTTATAGGAGTTGATCTTATCGATATTTTAGAAGACGGGATATCTTCTATATACTTCTACTATGATCCTGCTTATACACACTTATCGCTAGGAAGACTCTCTTTATATAATCAGATAACATTTGCAAAAAGAAGCAAAAAGAGATGGATATACCTAGGATACTACGTAAAAGATTGCCCATCTTTAGCATATAAATCTCACTACAAGCCCTATCTGACGCTTGAGGGAAGACCTACAATATATGAAGAGCCAATTTGGTCAGCTACCTAG
- the rpoC gene encoding DNA-directed RNA polymerase subunit beta': MSKLVAIEVTEENRPTDIKQIQFRLASPEKVMSWSHGEVKKPETINYRTLKPERDGLFCAKIFGPVRDYECLCGKYKKMRYKGVVCEKCGVEVTSTKVRRVRMGHIELVTPVAHIWYVSSLPSRIGTLLGIKMKDLERVLYYEAYIVEEGGEAYYDAEAKTPVLKYDVLNEEQYRTLVSRFGELGFRARMGGEVVRDLLDSIDLVDAFTQLKEEIELTKSEAKTKIIAKRLKVIESFLNSGNNPAWMMLTVLPVLPPDLRPLVSLDGGKFAVSDVNDLYRRVINRNQRLKRLVELEAPEIIVRNEKRMLQESVDALFDNGRRANAVKGANKRPLKSLSEIIKGKQGRFRQNLLGKRVDFSGRSVIVVGPSLSMDQCGLPKKMALELFKPHLIAKLEDKGYATTVKAAKKMIEDKTNEVWECLAEIVDGYPVLLNRAPTLHKLSIQAFHPKLIDGKAIQLHPLVCAAFNADFDGDQMAVHVPLSSAAIAEAKVLMMASMNILLPASGKAIATPSQDMVLGIYYITLEKNGVKGSNKLFANVDEVRIAIEHDALDIHAKVRTRDEGRIIHTTAGRMLLKAILPDFVPSELWNRVMKKKAINELVDYVQKHGGIGITAGFLDRLKNLGFKHATESGVSISIDDIKIPEGKAAKIADSKSRVFEIQKQYEAGLLTEQERYNKIIDVWTDTNNTLATQMMDLVQTDKNGFNSIHMMADSGARGSAAQIRQLAGMRGLMAKPSGEIIETPIISNFKEGLNVVEYFISTHGARKGLADTALKTANAGYLTRKLVDVAQNVKIVEHDCHTHEGIEISDISDQNTLIESLEDRLNGRVLADDVIDPISNEILFAEGTLIDEVSAKVIAEAGIKTAYIRTPTTCKSENGICALCYGVNLATGHIVRRGEAVGIIAAQSIGEPGTQLTLRTFHVGGTASSTAQERQVIAEKEGFIRYYNLKTYASKEGKNIVANRRNAAVLLVEPKIKAPFAGKVEIQTVHDEVIISVSSKSDTVRYVLRKNEIAKPNELAGVGGQIEGKYYFPYESGSEVKELESIVETIKDGWNVPSRIPYASEVLVANGAPVTQKIFAKEDGVVKYFLLKGDFLERFEGLKAGYEVVEKGLFATVVDSNNREAVRHYIARGSVIVAEDDAVVDPKSVIAKPKSDESTVIAEWDPYSNPIISETNGIVKFEDIISGTTATEQYDELTGKTRLMINDHISAEYKPTIVLASEDGELLRYQLQAKTSIYVKDGATVKVADIIAKTPKALQKSSDITGGLPRVSELFEGRRPKATALISEIDGTVSFGKPLRGKIRIMVSSDNGIIKEYFVDKSHSAVVNTGDFVHAGERLTSGIISSHELLRIMGVKALYNYLVSEVQQVYRSQGVNISDKHIEVIFTQMLRQIKIVKSGDTKFIEGDLISKTKFAQENEKIIKLGGRPAIAEPFLVGITRAAVSADSIISAASFQDTTKVLTEAAVSAKIDDLNDLKENVIIGRTIPVGTGIYKNQHIVFGYNEE; encoded by the coding sequence ATGAGTAAATTAGTAGCTATTGAAGTAACTGAAGAGAACAGACCGACTGATATAAAACAGATACAGTTTCGTTTAGCATCTCCGGAAAAGGTTATGTCTTGGAGTCATGGTGAAGTTAAAAAGCCAGAAACTATTAACTATCGTACACTAAAACCTGAGCGTGACGGTCTATTTTGTGCTAAGATCTTCGGTCCTGTAAGAGATTACGAGTGTCTGTGCGGCAAATATAAAAAGATGCGTTACAAAGGCGTTGTATGTGAGAAGTGTGGCGTTGAAGTTACTAGCACTAAAGTTCGCCGTGTAAGAATGGGACATATTGAGCTTGTAACACCTGTTGCACATATCTGGTATGTTAGTTCACTTCCTTCACGTATAGGTACGCTTTTAGGCATCAAGATGAAAGATCTTGAGCGTGTACTTTACTATGAGGCGTATATCGTAGAAGAGGGCGGCGAAGCATATTATGATGCTGAAGCAAAAACACCTGTTTTAAAATATGATGTTTTAAATGAGGAGCAGTATCGTACTTTAGTATCAAGATTTGGCGAACTTGGCTTCAGAGCTCGTATGGGTGGTGAAGTTGTTCGTGATCTTCTTGACTCTATCGACTTGGTTGACGCATTTACTCAGCTAAAAGAGGAGATAGAACTTACTAAAAGTGAAGCAAAGACAAAGATCATTGCTAAGAGACTTAAAGTTATCGAGTCATTTTTAAATTCTGGAAACAATCCTGCTTGGATGATGCTAACGGTTCTTCCTGTTCTTCCACCGGATTTAAGACCACTTGTGTCACTAGATGGCGGTAAATTTGCTGTTTCAGACGTAAATGACCTATATCGTCGTGTTATCAACCGTAATCAACGTCTTAAGCGTCTTGTAGAGCTTGAAGCGCCTGAGATCATTGTAAGAAACGAGAAGCGTATGCTTCAAGAGTCTGTTGATGCGCTTTTTGACAATGGTCGTCGTGCAAACGCAGTAAAAGGTGCAAACAAGCGCCCATTAAAGTCTTTGAGCGAGATCATTAAAGGTAAGCAGGGTCGTTTTAGACAAAACCTACTTGGTAAACGTGTTGACTTCTCAGGACGTTCTGTAATCGTTGTGGGTCCATCTTTATCAATGGATCAGTGTGGATTACCGAAAAAGATGGCACTGGAGCTATTTAAGCCGCATTTGATTGCAAAACTTGAAGATAAGGGTTATGCAACAACGGTCAAAGCAGCTAAAAAGATGATAGAGGACAAAACAAACGAAGTTTGGGAGTGTCTCGCTGAGATAGTTGACGGCTACCCGGTACTTCTTAACCGTGCACCGACACTTCACAAATTATCAATTCAGGCGTTCCATCCTAAGCTTATTGACGGTAAGGCTATCCAGCTTCACCCGTTAGTATGTGCTGCATTCAACGCGGACTTCGACGGTGACCAGATGGCTGTTCACGTACCACTTAGCTCAGCTGCTATCGCAGAGGCTAAGGTATTGATGATGGCATCTATGAACATCCTTCTTCCTGCTTCAGGTAAAGCGATAGCTACGCCTTCTCAGGATATGGTCCTTGGTATCTACTATATTACTTTAGAGAAAAACGGAGTAAAAGGTTCAAACAAACTTTTTGCAAACGTTGATGAAGTAAGAATAGCAATAGAGCATGACGCACTTGATATCCATGCAAAGGTAAGAACAAGAGATGAGGGTAGAATCATTCATACTACTGCAGGACGTATGCTTCTAAAAGCAATTCTGCCTGATTTCGTTCCATCTGAGCTTTGGAACAGAGTTATGAAGAAAAAAGCTATTAATGAACTAGTTGACTATGTTCAAAAGCATGGCGGTATAGGTATTACTGCAGGCTTCTTGGATAGACTCAAAAACTTAGGTTTCAAGCATGCTACAGAGTCTGGAGTATCTATATCTATCGATGATATTAAAATTCCGGAAGGAAAAGCAGCTAAGATCGCTGATTCAAAAAGCAGAGTATTTGAGATTCAAAAGCAGTACGAAGCTGGTCTTTTAACTGAACAAGAGAGATATAACAAGATCATTGACGTTTGGACTGATACAAACAATACTCTTGCAACTCAGATGATGGATCTTGTTCAAACTGACAAGAACGGGTTTAACTCTATTCACATGATGGCAGACTCTGGAGCTCGTGGTTCAGCGGCTCAGATTCGTCAGCTTGCAGGTATGAGGGGATTGATGGCTAAGCCAAGTGGTGAAATTATCGAAACTCCGATTATCTCAAACTTTAAAGAGGGTCTAAATGTTGTTGAGTACTTTATTTCTACTCACGGTGCTAGAAAAGGTCTTGCCGATACAGCTCTAAAGACTGCCAATGCTGGATACCTAACTCGTAAACTTGTAGACGTTGCTCAAAATGTTAAGATCGTTGAGCATGACTGTCATACTCACGAAGGTATTGAGATCTCTGATATTTCAGACCAAAATACTCTAATTGAGTCTCTAGAAGATAGACTAAACGGAAGAGTATTGGCTGATGATGTTATAGACCCAATCAGCAACGAGATACTTTTTGCAGAGGGAACTCTAATTGATGAAGTAAGTGCAAAAGTTATTGCTGAGGCTGGTATTAAAACAGCATATATCAGAACACCGACTACATGTAAAAGTGAAAACGGTATCTGTGCATTATGTTACGGTGTTAACCTTGCTACGGGTCATATCGTTCGTAGAGGTGAGGCTGTAGGTATTATTGCCGCTCAGTCGATCGGTGAGCCTGGTACACAGCTTACTCTTAGAACATTCCACGTCGGTGGAACAGCATCTTCAACTGCTCAAGAGAGACAAGTTATTGCTGAGAAAGAGGGCTTTATACGTTACTACAACCTTAAGACTTACGCTTCAAAAGAGGGTAAAAATATAGTTGCTAACCGTAGAAATGCTGCAGTACTATTGGTTGAACCAAAGATCAAAGCTCCTTTCGCGGGTAAAGTTGAGATCCAAACTGTTCATGATGAAGTCATCATCAGCGTATCGTCAAAAAGTGATACTGTTCGTTATGTGCTTCGTAAAAACGAGATCGCTAAGCCTAATGAACTAGCCGGTGTAGGCGGTCAAATAGAGGGTAAATACTACTTCCCGTATGAGAGCGGATCTGAGGTAAAAGAGCTTGAGTCAATCGTTGAGACGATCAAAGATGGTTGGAACGTACCAAGCCGTATCCCTTATGCATCAGAGGTTTTAGTTGCAAATGGTGCTCCTGTTACACAGAAAATATTTGCAAAAGAGGATGGAGTTGTTAAATACTTCTTGCTCAAAGGTGACTTTTTAGAGAGATTTGAGGGCTTGAAAGCAGGCTATGAAGTAGTTGAAAAAGGTCTTTTTGCTACTGTTGTAGACTCAAATAACCGTGAAGCTGTACGTCACTACATAGCTCGTGGTTCAGTTATCGTTGCTGAAGATGATGCAGTAGTAGATCCTAAGTCTGTTATTGCTAAGCCTAAGAGCGATGAATCAACTGTTATTGCAGAGTGGGATCCATACTCTAACCCGATCATATCTGAGACTAACGGTATTGTTAAGTTTGAAGATATTATCAGCGGAACGACTGCAACTGAGCAGTATGATGAGCTTACAGGCAAGACTCGTTTAATGATAAACGACCACATCTCTGCCGAGTATAAGCCGACCATCGTTCTTGCTAGTGAAGATGGAGAGCTGCTGAGATATCAGCTTCAAGCTAAGACTTCGATCTATGTTAAAGATGGAGCGACTGTTAAGGTAGCGGATATTATTGCTAAAACTCCAAAAGCGCTTCAAAAATCAAGCGATATTACAGGGGGTCTTCCTCGTGTAAGTGAACTTTTTGAGGGTCGTCGTCCAAAAGCAACTGCACTTATTTCTGAAATAGACGGAACGGTTAGCTTTGGAAAACCACTTCGTGGCAAGATCAGAATAATGGTCTCATCAGATAATGGGATTATTAAAGAGTATTTTGTTGATAAATCTCATAGTGCCGTTGTAAATACGGGTGACTTTGTACACGCAGGGGAGAGACTAACGTCTGGTATTATCTCTTCACATGAGCTTCTTCGTATTATGGGTGTTAAAGCACTTTATAACTATCTAGTAAGCGAAGTACAACAGGTTTACCGTTCACAGGGTGTTAATATCTCTGATAAGCATATTGAGGTAATCTTTACTCAGATGCTAAGACAGATCAAAATTGTAAAATCAGGTGACACTAAGTTTATCGAAGGAGATCTGATCTCTAAAACTAAGTTTGCTCAAGAGAATGAGAAGATCATTAAACTTGGCGGACGTCCTGCTATCGCAGAGCCGTTCCTTGTTGGTATTACTAGAGCTGCAGTTTCTGCTGACTCTATTATCTCTGCTGCATCATTCCAAGATACTACAAAAGTATTGACAGAAGCTGCAGTAAGTGCAAAAATAGATGATCTAAACGACCTTAAAGAGAACGTTATTATCGGACGTACTATTCCGGTTGGAACTGGTATCTATAAAAATCAGCATATAGTATTTGGATATAACGAGGAGTAA
- the prfB gene encoding peptide chain release factor 2 encodes MDNYEYTELLKNLSKKMNNITGVVEPHKLQERLDEISELENSQDFWNDAANAAVVQKEKTQCERKLKKYNVAKDALDDAKELYEMAKEESDEDSIKECFDGAEELEDFIRAMEIEVLLSEETDANNAILSIHPGAGGTESQDWASMLLRMYKRFAERRGWSVELLDYQAGDEAGIKDVSLLIKGENAYGYLKVENGIHRLVRISPFDSNAKRHTSFSSVMVSPEIDDDINIEIEDKDIRVDTYRSSGAGGQHVNKTESAIRITHIATGVVVQCQNDRSQHKNRATAMKMLKSRLYELELEAQKAEADGVAKSEIGWGHQIRSYVMQPYQQIKDTRSNVAYSNVSAILDGDIDKMIEDVLISQNRS; translated from the coding sequence ATGGATAATTACGAATATACAGAGCTTTTAAAAAACCTTTCAAAAAAGATGAACAATATCACAGGCGTAGTTGAGCCTCATAAACTTCAAGAGCGTCTTGATGAGATCTCGGAGCTTGAAAACTCTCAAGACTTTTGGAATGATGCTGCAAATGCTGCGGTTGTGCAAAAAGAGAAGACGCAGTGTGAGAGAAAACTAAAAAAATACAACGTTGCAAAAGATGCTCTTGATGATGCAAAAGAGCTCTATGAGATGGCGAAAGAGGAGAGTGATGAGGATTCCATAAAAGAGTGTTTTGATGGGGCCGAAGAGCTTGAAGATTTTATCCGCGCCATGGAGATAGAGGTATTGCTGAGCGAAGAGACGGATGCTAACAATGCCATTTTATCAATTCACCCCGGAGCCGGCGGAACAGAGTCTCAAGACTGGGCATCTATGCTTCTTAGAATGTACAAAAGATTTGCAGAGAGACGCGGATGGAGCGTTGAACTTCTCGACTACCAAGCAGGTGATGAAGCTGGCATAAAAGATGTCTCGCTGCTTATCAAAGGTGAGAATGCCTACGGATATCTAAAAGTTGAAAACGGCATCCACAGGCTCGTGCGCATATCACCTTTTGACTCTAATGCCAAAAGACACACCTCGTTTAGCTCTGTTATGGTATCTCCTGAAATAGACGATGACATTAACATCGAGATAGAGGATAAAGATATTCGTGTAGACACCTACCGTTCAAGCGGTGCAGGCGGGCAGCACGTTAACAAAACAGAATCTGCTATAAGAATCACGCACATTGCCACAGGCGTAGTTGTTCAGTGCCAAAATGACAGAAGTCAGCATAAAAACAGAGCGACCGCTATGAAGATGCTAAAATCAAGACTATATGAACTTGAACTTGAAGCACAAAAAGCTGAAGCAGACGGTGTTGCAAAAAGTGAGATAGGATGGGGGCACCAGATACGCTCTTACGTTATGCAGCCATATCAGCAGATAAAAGATACAAGAAGCAACGTAGCATACTCAAATGTCAGCGCTATACTGGATGGCGATATAGATAAGATGATAGAGGATGTGCTTATATCTCAGAATCGCTCTTAG
- the panC gene encoding pantoate--beta-alanine ligase — protein MKIISSPQELKEHLKSIKNSIGFQGNQSIGFVPTMGALHEGHISLIKKAKEQNETVVVSIFLNPTQFLKGEDLDKYPKKDEADKKICEISGVDVLFFPQPSDMYGADEVSILAPKVRGYVLEGESRPGHFNGVLTVVMKLFNIVNPTRAYFGKKDAQQLNLISLMVKQFFMSVEIIPVDTVREKDGLALSSRNAYLRKDERAEALKISSSLRLSSAMVSRGVLDAKEIKSAMRELLAPLEIFYVEILDREFNQLSKVEIGNTVILVEVKVGATRLLDNIWL, from the coding sequence ATGAAGATTATTTCTAGTCCGCAAGAGTTAAAAGAGCACCTTAAAAGTATAAAAAACTCTATTGGTTTTCAAGGAAACCAAAGTATTGGTTTTGTACCGACAATGGGAGCTCTGCATGAGGGTCATATCTCACTTATAAAGAAGGCAAAAGAGCAAAATGAGACTGTAGTCGTCTCTATATTTTTAAATCCGACGCAGTTTTTAAAGGGTGAAGATCTGGATAAGTACCCCAAAAAAGATGAAGCCGACAAGAAGATATGCGAGATAAGCGGTGTTGATGTTCTTTTCTTCCCTCAGCCAAGTGATATGTATGGAGCCGATGAAGTCTCGATCCTTGCACCAAAGGTTAGAGGCTATGTCTTGGAGGGAGAGAGTAGACCGGGGCACTTTAACGGTGTTTTAACTGTTGTCATGAAACTATTTAACATCGTAAACCCGACAAGGGCATATTTTGGCAAAAAAGATGCACAGCAGTTAAACCTTATCTCCTTGATGGTCAAGCAGTTTTTTATGAGTGTTGAAATAATTCCAGTTGACACGGTTCGTGAAAAAGATGGTTTGGCACTTAGTAGCAGAAACGCATATCTTAGAAAAGATGAGAGAGCTGAGGCTCTTAAAATTTCATCCTCTCTTAGACTCTCAAGTGCTATGGTCAGTAGAGGAGTTCTGGATGCAAAAGAGATAAAGAGCGCCATGAGAGAACTTTTAGCACCGTTAGAGATCTTTTATGTAGAGATTTTAGACCGTGAGTTTAATCAGCTCTCAAAGGTTGAGATCGGTAATACGGTAATTTTAGTTGAGGTAAAAGTGGGAGCTACAAGACTACTTGATAATATCTGGCTTTAG
- the rpsL gene encoding 30S ribosomal protein S12, with protein MPTINQLIRNERKRVIKKSKSPALVSCPQRRGVCTRVYTTTPKKPNSALRKVAKVRLTSGFEVISYIGGEGHNLQEHSIVLVRGGRIKDLPGVKYHIVRGALDTAGVANRTVARSKYGTKRPKK; from the coding sequence ATGCCTACAATCAATCAATTGATTCGCAATGAGCGTAAACGTGTGATTAAGAAATCAAAATCACCTGCTCTTGTATCATGTCCACAGCGTCGCGGTGTTTGTACTCGTGTTTACACGACAACGCCTAAAAAACCTAACTCGGCTTTAAGAAAAGTTGCAAAGGTTCGTTTAACTTCAGGTTTTGAGGTTATCTCATATATCGGTGGTGAGGGTCACAACCTTCAAGAGCACTCAATCGTTCTTGTTCGTGGCGGTCGTATCAAAGATTTACCGGGTGTTAAGTATCACATCGTACGTGGTGCACTAGATACTGCAGGTGTTGCTAACCGTACTGTTGCTCGTTCTAAATACGGAACAAAACGTCCTAAAAAATAG
- the rpsG gene encoding 30S ribosomal protein S7, giving the protein MRRRKAPVREIMPDPVYGSKVLTKFINKIMYDGKKSTAEKIIYSALDIVSSRGEKTGIDTFNDAIENIKPIIEVKSRRVGGATYQVPVEVRPVRQLSLAIRWLVDASRKRNERTMAERLANELMDAATEKGTAFKKKEDTYRMAEANKAFAHYRW; this is encoded by the coding sequence ATGAGAAGAAGAAAAGCTCCCGTTCGTGAAATTATGCCCGATCCGGTTTATGGAAGCAAAGTTTTAACGAAGTTTATAAACAAAATTATGTATGACGGTAAAAAAAGTACTGCTGAGAAGATTATCTACAGCGCTTTGGATATCGTAAGTTCTCGCGGTGAAAAAACAGGTATCGACACTTTTAACGATGCTATCGAAAATATTAAGCCGATTATAGAAGTAAAGAGTCGCCGTGTTGGTGGTGCTACTTATCAAGTTCCAGTAGAAGTACGCCCTGTACGTCAATTGTCACTAGCTATCAGATGGTTAGTTGATGCTTCTCGTAAAAGAAATGAGAGAACGATGGCTGAGAGATTGGCTAATGAATTAATGGATGCTGCGACTGAAAAAGGAACTGCGTTCAAGAAAAAAGAAGATACTTATCGTATGGCTGAAGCAAATAAAGCATTTGCTCACTATCGTTGGTAA